In Marinicauda algicola, one DNA window encodes the following:
- the rpmG gene encoding 50S ribosomal protein L33, producing MAKPTTIKIRLNSTANTGYFYVTKKNARTMTEKLVLKKYDPVVRKHVEFKEGKIK from the coding sequence ATGGCTAAACCCACCACGATCAAGATTCGCCTGAACTCCACGGCGAACACCGGCTATTTCTACGTGACCAAGAAGAACGCGCGCACGATGACCGAGAAGCTCGTCCTGAAGAAGTACGACCCGGTCGTGCGCAAGCACGTCGAGTTCAAGGAAGGCAAGATCAAGTAG
- a CDS encoding PleD family two-component system response regulator: MSARILVVDDIETNRRLLEARLSAEYFEVVCAASGQECLDIAGSKAPDLILLDVMMPGLDGFATCRQLKADAKTRHIPVVMVTALDQRQDRIKGLEAGADDFLTKPVDDIALFARVRSLLRLKQVMDELRLRDGSGPVLPEEAGEGPVRGRVVVIAGDARTGERLARKLPAGVEARVESDPKTAIETVEAGADLVLIDLTASQFDGLRLCARIRSESVTRNLPILAVVDGDAGEQMVRALDLGVNDVLARPVDSGELAARTATQLRRARYAAQLRDRLHESLELAVTDPLTGLYNRRYLASRLEQAIDSFHRSGEAVSLILFDIDRFKSINDSYGHGAGDFVLKAFARTMKGELRAIDIAGRYGGEEFLVILAGATAGAACEAAERVRAAVARQTYSVKATGEVLKVTVSAGVAQLDAGETASRFLARVDAALYEAKTSGRNQVVCARPKAA, encoded by the coding sequence ATGAGCGCGCGCATCCTCGTCGTCGACGATATCGAGACCAATCGGCGCCTGCTCGAAGCGCGCCTGTCGGCCGAGTATTTCGAGGTCGTCTGCGCCGCATCGGGGCAGGAATGCCTCGATATCGCGGGCAGCAAGGCGCCCGATCTCATCCTGCTCGACGTTATGATGCCCGGCCTCGACGGCTTCGCGACCTGCAGGCAGCTCAAGGCGGACGCGAAGACCCGGCACATCCCGGTCGTGATGGTGACCGCGCTCGATCAGCGCCAGGACCGCATCAAGGGCCTGGAAGCGGGCGCCGACGATTTCCTGACCAAGCCGGTCGACGACATCGCGCTTTTCGCGCGCGTGCGCTCGCTTCTGCGCCTGAAGCAGGTGATGGACGAGCTGCGTCTGCGCGACGGTTCCGGCCCGGTGCTGCCCGAGGAGGCCGGCGAAGGCCCGGTTCGCGGGCGGGTCGTGGTCATCGCAGGCGATGCGCGCACGGGCGAGCGTCTCGCCCGGAAGCTGCCCGCAGGCGTCGAGGCCCGCGTCGAGAGCGATCCGAAGACGGCCATCGAGACGGTGGAAGCCGGCGCCGATCTCGTCCTCATCGATCTCACCGCGAGTCAGTTCGACGGGCTGCGCCTGTGTGCGCGGATCCGCTCCGAGAGCGTCACGCGCAACCTGCCGATCCTGGCCGTCGTCGACGGGGACGCCGGCGAGCAGATGGTGCGCGCCCTCGACCTGGGCGTGAACGACGTGCTCGCACGTCCGGTTGATTCCGGAGAACTCGCCGCTCGCACCGCGACCCAGCTGAGGCGCGCGCGCTATGCCGCCCAGCTGCGCGACCGGCTCCACGAGAGCCTGGAGCTGGCCGTCACCGATCCCCTGACCGGTCTCTACAACAGGCGCTATCTCGCGTCCCGGCTCGAGCAGGCGATCGACAGCTTCCACCGTTCGGGCGAGGCGGTGAGCCTCATCCTGTTCGACATCGACCGGTTCAAGTCGATCAACGACAGCTACGGCCATGGCGCCGGGGACTTCGTGCTGAAGGCGTTCGCGCGCACGATGAAGGGCGAGCTGCGCGCCATCGACATCGCCGGGCGTTATGGCGGGGAGGAATTCCTCGTCATCCTCGCCGGTGCGACCGCGGGGGCCGCCTGCGAGGCGGCCGAGCGCGTTCGCGCGGCGGTGGCGCGCCAGACCTATTCGGTCAAGGCCACCGGCGAGGTGCTGAAGGTCACGGTCAGTGCCGGCGTCGCCCAGCTCGACGCCGGGGAGACCGCCTCGCGCTTTCTCGCCCGCGTCGACGCGGCGCTCTACGAGGCGAAGACCTCCGGGCGCAACCAGGTCGTCTGCGCCCGCCCGAAGGCTGCCTGA
- a CDS encoding response regulator, giving the protein MSKKVLIVEDNELNMKLFRDLLEAHGYETYQTREGLKALDMAREHRPDLILMDIQLPEVSGLDVTKWIKNDEELSEIPIVAVTAFAMKGDEERIRQGGCEGYLSKPITVTTFIETIRKFLG; this is encoded by the coding sequence ATGTCCAAGAAAGTCCTGATCGTCGAAGACAACGAGCTCAACATGAAGCTCTTCAGGGACCTGCTCGAAGCCCATGGCTACGAGACCTATCAGACTCGCGAGGGTCTGAAGGCGCTCGACATGGCGCGCGAGCACAGGCCGGACCTGATCCTGATGGACATCCAGCTGCCCGAGGTTTCCGGTCTCGACGTGACCAAGTGGATCAAGAACGACGAGGAACTCTCCGAGATTCCCATCGTCGCGGTCACCGCCTTCGCCATGAAGGGCGACGAGGAGCGCATCCGTCAGGGCGGATGCGAGGGCTACCTCTCCAAGCCCATCACGGTGACCACCTTCATCGAGACCATCCGCAAGTTTCTCGGCTGA
- a CDS encoding ROK family protein, giving the protein MARIGIDLGGTKIEGIVLERGGDIAVRRRVPTPAGYAAKIDAIARLTAALEAEYGRTGLTVGIGHPGSLNPRTGLIRNANSTALNGHPLDRDLETALDRPVRLANDANCFALSEAADGAGAGARSVFGVILGTGVGGGIVIEGSLHEGASRLGGEWGHTALPWPSREEVPGPQCKCGKTGCIEAWCSGPGLAADHARETGKALAGPGIVEAAARGDRDGLATLERHHDRVARGLATVINILDPEVIVLGGGLSNIPGIAPAIARALPAYVFSDEVTTQVVVHHHGDSSGVRGAAWLWEET; this is encoded by the coding sequence ATGGCGCGCATCGGCATCGACCTTGGCGGAACGAAGATCGAGGGCATCGTCCTCGAGCGCGGCGGAGACATCGCCGTGCGCCGGCGCGTGCCGACGCCCGCGGGATACGCTGCGAAGATCGACGCGATCGCCCGGCTCACCGCGGCGCTGGAAGCCGAGTATGGCCGCACCGGGCTGACCGTCGGGATCGGCCATCCCGGCTCGCTCAACCCGCGCACCGGCCTGATTCGCAATGCCAACTCCACCGCACTCAACGGCCATCCCCTCGACCGCGATCTGGAAACCGCACTGGACCGGCCGGTGCGCCTGGCCAACGACGCCAACTGCTTCGCCCTGTCCGAGGCTGCCGACGGCGCCGGGGCCGGCGCGAGGAGCGTGTTCGGCGTGATCCTGGGCACCGGGGTCGGCGGCGGCATCGTGATCGAGGGGAGTCTGCACGAGGGCGCGAGCCGGCTCGGCGGGGAATGGGGCCACACCGCACTGCCGTGGCCCTCGCGCGAGGAGGTGCCGGGGCCGCAGTGCAAGTGCGGCAAGACCGGCTGCATCGAGGCCTGGTGCTCGGGTCCGGGGCTGGCCGCCGACCACGCCCGCGAAACCGGCAAGGCGCTCGCCGGCCCCGGCATCGTCGAGGCCGCCGCCCGCGGCGACAGGGATGGCCTCGCCACGCTGGAGCGCCATCACGACCGTGTCGCGCGCGGGCTCGCCACCGTCATCAACATCCTCGATCCAGAGGTGATCGTGCTCGGCGGCGGGCTGTCGAACATCCCCGGCATCGCCCCGGCGATCGCGCGGGCGCTTCCCGCCTACGTCTTCTCCGACGAGGTCACCACCCAGGTGGTGGTTCATCATCACGGCGATTCCTCCGGGGTGCGCGGCGCGGCCTGGCTCTGGGAGGAGACATGA